A window of Pseudoliparis swirei isolate HS2019 ecotype Mariana Trench chromosome 13, NWPU_hadal_v1, whole genome shotgun sequence genomic DNA:
TGTGGGGGCTTCCTGCGGGCGGAGACCTGGGATCTACATCCACGCCGggctccctttcctctccctcactTCCTGCCTCCTCTGCATCCTCTGTGGAATTCCCAGCGCTGTCAAATGTGCAATCGGGGAAGCTGTTACCACCGGTCGTCATGGCGACCGGGCTGACTGCCGCCCCCCACCCTCCGTTGGTAGCCATGGTGACGGCTGTGGGAGGGGGCTGCTGCTCCTTTGTGCCCGTGGCCACACAAAGagaggtctctctctcgctctgcccCTTCCCATTGAGCTCTGGACACTCCACCCcatccgcctcctccctcctctcggaGGGGGGGCGTGGGGTCGGCTGCCGGTCCGGGTCAGGCGGAGGTCCCGCCTCCAGGAACGACAGGGCATCGGACCCATACTCCAGTTCTGGACTCAGGTCAAGCACCTCAGGAGGAGTTAATGTAACGTCTCCAatgctctgcttcctcctcccctctccttcccagctcgggtccttgtctcctcctccctgcaccTCCCCGGCTGCAGTCACCCCCCCGTGCTGCTGTTGGTGCTGGAGCCGTATGGCGAGCTGGATGTCCGCGAGCAGATCCTCATGGTCAGCCGGCGAGTGGAAGCTGTAGATATCCGTGTCCGACCCGGCGCTGCCCGGCTTCTGCCCTCCATCCTCTGCTGTCGAGGTTTTCACCTCCTGCTTCACCTCCTGCTTCACCTCCTGCTTCACCTCCTGTTTCTCttcatcctttttttcccctggctccggtttcttcttcctttcagcCTCGGTGTCCGACGGTCCAAGCTCATCCCCAGACATGTCAGGTGTTTTCGTGTAGTCCGGTTCGTCATGCTGAGAGAGCAACACGTCCTCCTTGGAGCCCGTGACGGAGGAGCATGGGTCTGCCCTCGCCTTCAGGTTGCCCTTTCGCTTCCGGATGGAGAAAACGGAGGACTTggtctcagatttgtttttcttctttcccggTCCTTGGCCATGCAGCCCGCCTCCGCCACCTCCGTGCTTACCGTGGAGTTTCTTTCCCCCCTTCTTCGTGgagtcccctcctccctctctccatccttcatccagTGAAGGATAGCTTCCGTTAGCCGATGCTGCTGCCGCAGCTTTCTTTTGCTTCGCCTCCTGGTTGCCCATGTTGTTGATGGAGAGTGTCTGGCAGCGTCCTGCTTCTCCTCTCAGGTCATGCCTGGGGGATCTCTTCCTGTctagagtgggggggggggggtttagatGCCTGGCGGACGTGGAACCGTCTCGGCCTAATCTGTGGATGCACGTCtggtggaggtagaggaggagctgctggagctaACAGGGTTTTTTAAAGCTGTTGTGCGACGATCTTCCTCGTTTCCTGGTGACGGAGGCTGGCGTGGCCGTGATGTTGACGCTGATGCAGGCGTGCActcccccttccctcctcccctctctctcgctctctctctctctctgtcttaccccttctcctccccctctccatctgCTGAAAGGAGTGACGCAAGCGCGGCATGCTCAGTGGAGGCAGactgagagagatgaagagcatCACAAAGCTACAGGCCTGCAGGAAAAGAGGAATAAAAAGACCTGAGAGGAATACATATGCTGACCACTGTGCCTGTgctgtgtggggggagggggatggaggagggggggaggggtattATGGGCTGTCACGGCAGTTATTCACATGGCTGCTCACTACATTGCCCATGATGCCCTGACTCCTGCCTACATCACCCATAGTGCTCAGCGTGGGCTGGGTTCCAGTAGAGAGACCTCTCACGCAGCATGATGCTGGTTCTCGTCTCAAAGATGTCCATTTTCAGGTCAACAGCTAACACACACATCTTTATTCTTATTATCAGCTGAAATGAAGTTGAGCCTTATGTTTATAGTGGAGTCAAAGCACACCTGGCTTAACGTTGCAGTCTTTCTACTGGCGATCAGAGGGCGATGCTTCTAGTTGCAAATGTTTagcctggttgtatagaagtctatgcttcatttgttaagctgcattctctctgattcaattcaatttaattcagtttatttgtatagcccattctcacaaattacaaatttgcctcagagggctttacaatctgtacacatagtaTAGAtatcccaaaacctcacatcggatcaggaaaaactcccaaacaacccttcacgggggaaaaagggaagaaaccttcaggagagcaacagaggaggatccctctccaggatggacagaacaatagatgtcatgtgaccagaaggagtcaTTGCACAAATTAAAActcagagcatcaacagggccatggaatagttggtagtagagggggtgactcctctggttgtatagaagtctatgcttcatgtgttaaagctgcattctctcctgaccaccagggggcgactcctctggttgtatagagtctataatgactctacttctctcttgatgtattccctcagtaaacattgtaaacatgagtttatgtctcagtctctagtttcaagtcttcttcaatacaacaTGAAGTTATTTTAGTAAATGATGATATAAAGAGTAAAATAAACCAGAAAGCACGTATGCTTTATGGCGGGGCTACCTATGATTAACGGGTTTCCTCCAGGGTTAAATTAACGTTGGGTTGTAGACTCTATGTAAGGGGGCGTCGGCTTTTTCCCCCATTGATTCCAAACTAGCCTGTTTTTTGTTGGCCTAAATTAGCAtcctaataacaataataacaatattaagcTGAAGAACAGATAGACCATGCCAATCAAGCCATCCCTTATTCTTCCACTTtttattaaatgaaaaaaaatataataattaaacaaTAGTTTCATTGTTCGTCAATTTTTCGTTCTCTAATTTAGTTGCAAAAAATAGGTGTAGGTGTTCTAGCTTTCAATCACACGATCTTACTGAACATATGGAgttgtcatgttgttgttgtgtatttttattcagtcaatcattgcaatccaatacaatattattctatataatatacaaaaacagaaagactgaaaagcaaaaatgcttatatattcctatcctacaTTATTACTAAATCTGATcattaatgtaaaataaagaaaaagaatgaagaaaataaaaaatatttatatatattagggctgtgaaacgattaaaaattttaatcaggttaatcacaggtttctgtggattaatcatgattaatcccatatatattcagggttttcctgggtcaaaaaaTCTTTGGTTTGGTGCTCATTGTGTGGATCAAGCAGTGCTGCTCGGTCCATTCAAGCACACCACAGTTGCGTGTTGTGATGAGAAGAagagacacgcttatcaactttTGTTTCCCccatattattaaaaaaaatcccccaaTCAAAAATTCTCGCGCGCCAGCGCGAGCGCGCGCGACGCGATCGACATGTCCGACTCCGCGATCCGAACGTTATGTtgataaaattaaaaacattaaagagcgagagtttttttttttcagcgaaagaaatgtgtggtggcgaGGTGCATGAGTTAAGCGCCGAATGCGTGCGTCTCACGCTCACGTGAAGGCCCAGAGAGCATTTGCATTGCAGAGCAGTGCTGGCGAGCAGAGCGGAGCTCGCTgccgccgagagaagagttgggtgactttttttcggcccgatgcgcgcgcacctgccggcatccgagctctgcggcgcgcgagacggagatcggagtcgtgttaacgcgacacgtagagacagaatgacatgctgctggagagacgaccaacaacagacgtattggaagctcattctgcgcatgcgttaaatgcggtaaaaaaaaaactagttaaacctgtaatttaattaactgagttaacgcgttatttttcacagcactaatatatatatatatatatatttatatacatcttccatatacatatgtttcaatcacacttataaccctcaaaaatgGTTTtacaaataatccttttgaaaacccaaaataagttgaccattcttaacgttgttccataattcctcctccctcaggtggtctgtcctcctccctaaggggatccatcctcctccctcaagtgatctcctcctccctcttaggatccgtcctcctccctcaggggATCCATGACTTGGTCCAACTTAGCCGGTTCTGTTCCTTAGCTGCTCTCGTTGCTTTCGTACATcaactttttcctcttcttcagcctctctcgctcctctgtcTGATCTCCATGCAGGTTTTGTTACCCCCCCAGCTCACAGGTGTGCACATTTAACCCCTCCTTGGCTCCGCCCTCTTTTGCTGTCAGGGAGGGAAAGGGCTGGACTGTGCTTTTAATTCCCCCTTTCTTCTACAAACTATAACTATTACCATACTCCTACATGTTTCTGCAGGAAAGGGCTTTCTAGCCAAGCGAACTATTGCTTTAAATGTACGGGTGAAAATAGCCAAATAGCTTCTCACCCATGTGCAACTAAACTATTTGTTACATTATCCCAAATATATCACTGCAAAAAGTGGATCCAGAGGAAGATAGCTCCCCTGGAAACCCAGTTGGCCTGTGGGATCCAGCATGTGTCGGGTCCCTATCAACCCCCTGGATACATCTGGGGAACAGTGAATCAGAACAACCTGGTTCACTATTGTTAtgcaaataaaaatgcaaagacAGAGCCGGAGGACAATAGACTAAAAGCATGAATTGATACTCGTAAAATCAAATATAGTTAGAGTCAAGcatttttaatgtgaactcatTTTGGAGAAACTTTGGCCAACAACACTGAATCGCCGGAAGATCCTTAACCAAAGAAATCCGGATTCATCAGTGATATTGATAGATTGATAGACATCATTGATGGCCTGACGAGATCAATATGTTTGAGAATCATAGTATTGTATAGCACTGTGGAGTATTTACTGCTCTTTGACTCGAAACTTTAACTGCAGTTGTTCTGAAAATCAAGTGTGGCTGTGGAGAAAAGAGTAATAACAATGTTTGAGTtattgtaatcaaattaatattatttatatatatatatatatatcatatataaatttTTTGAAATACAAATTGCTCTCATGATTTCTGGAATCATGGTGGTGCACTATGATATGAACGACTAATGTCTTTCATGAATGTCTGCCGCACTATTAAATAAAGTCAGTTTAATCTTGAAGCCACTTGATGGCGatattgcattattattattattattacagcgACAGCTGATCCAGGGTTACACTACTAGGGGTAACATGTCAGAATATTAGTATCTATCCAAATAGTTTCTGCAATAATGGGTAAATATGTCAACGTTTAtacgttttattttattgctcTTCAACTCATATATTCACGTGAACATCAATTACAAATGAAAATTGGGTACAGAGTTGAGTtgcacacataaatacaaaGTTCCATGTGAACAAACAAGAGTTATGTTTACATTCCTCCCCCAAAcacattgtgtgtatatgtatcaaACATCCCTTCTTCATAAACAATTGTAGAGCCAATTATCTGAGTAATTGTTTCTTACCATCTTACACTCACttgtgaacaagaccccgagatacttgaactccttcgcttgggacaggcactctgtccccacctggagggagcaatccaccggtttccggcagagcaccatggcctcagatttggaggtgctgactctcatccctgccgcttcacactctgctgcaaaacgccccagtgagaaACAAAACCAGATTCTACTTATTAGGCCCCACACCTTGAACACTGCTTGGACAGAATACATCATGTTTATATAGTCACAATCAATTCAAAGTTGACCATCATGATGTGGAATACATGATGCCACGTCCCTTTTGTAGACGACATGATACCTCAAACAGCAGGAGTGTATGGTCAGCAGTCCTGGTGACAGTCAGCAGGGCTCTGCTTAGGACCGTGCTGAATCTTTTCATTCCATTGTGATAGCATGAAAGCTTCATGGGCACATCAACCACACTGTGATTCCTCCTCTGGGAAGAATGAATATTTACAGCAAACATCATAATAACACAGCATTGGATTTTGAGTGATCTGTGTCCAAAATGCTGCTGACAGAAATAGCCGGAGGGGtcaccaatttatttttaattgtgctCAGGAACCATGAACAGTTGTTCCACCAGCCTGGGGAACTTTCCTATAGAATAAGTTTTGGTTAGCACAATTCTGTTTAGCCTCTTTTCCCTGGAATAGAAGGTTGGTCTGCTGCATTCCAAATCTGAACATAGATCAGGAAAGACAACATTAAATGCAGAGATATCAACCATACTGCCAGTGTGTTCTACATTGGGTCTTTTTTCTTGAAAGCCACGGCCTTCCTCTGATGAAAAGTaggctgttttttcttttgattCCACTGGCACATCAAAATATCCCTGAACGTTGTTCTGAAGGTTTTGTTGCAGAAGGCGTAGCAGATGGGGTTGATGGTGCTGTTAACATAACACAACCAGTAGCCGAGTGCCCACAGAGTCTGTGGAATACAGTCCTGACAGAAAGCATTGACCAACACCATGATGTTATACGGTAACCATGTTGtgatgaagacgaagaggaTGGCACTCAGTGTCCGTGCTGCTTTCTTctcatttgcctttttttcattCTTGCGCTTGTTGATTTCGGTCTTGGCCTTGGAGGCGAAGCCTTTGGCCATCGCCGCGTCTTTCATGCTGATGGCTGCTGGAGGCTGGTCAACGGGGGAGGAGGCGGCAGGGGTCGACTGAGAGGAGCCTTTGGGACTTTTGTTCTGACCAtctacatagatagatagataaatagatagatggatagatggatggatggatgcatggatggatgcatggataggtaggtaggtaggtaggtagatagatagatagatagacagacagatgaatagatagatagatggataggtaggtaggtggatatatagatagatagatggataggtagataggtggatatatagatagatagatggataggtagataggtggatatatagatagatagatggataggtagataggtagacagacagacaggcaggtcgACAGATAGATTAGGCATTAATTACGTTGATTTTATATCATGCCAATAAGACCACGAAGTAGCGTCCAACCTGTTGGAGGCCTTGACGGGTCTGCAGCGTTACCTTTGTCCTCTGAACCTGACGGTTCCCCAACCTCATTGTTGTTCAAGCTGTCtgagctgctctgctctgcttcACCAACTGTCGTTGTCGTGGTGTTGACGGACCTCATGGACGCACGCCGACCTGGCAGCAGTAATGAAAACTGAAAGCAGCATGCGCCACACCTGGCCTTGCTTCCGGTTCCTCCAGGTATGCTGGCCTTGTCCTTGTTGTTCTTCTCTGAAGCTAGCTGATTTAGTTCATAGCTGCTGCAGCTTTGAGAGCTTAAGGCTGATGACTCTTTCTGGCTGTTAGTCCCACCTTCTCCACAAGCTTTTCCTCTCCCACTCCCTTGATTCTGAGCCTGGCTTTGGCTATTGCCTGACCCAGATGCCTTGAGACCTTGTATATCTTTAGCACGCTTCTCTGTCTCCTGATAGATCTTCCAAAACAGGAAGGACATAATAGTTAGAGGCAAGTAGAATGCAGCGACAGCAGTGGAGAATGTAATGATGGGCTCGGACAGGAACTGGATGTAGCACTCGTTGGGCTGGACTGTCCGCTCACCCACAACGTACTGCCAGAAAAGGATTGCTGGGGCCCAAAGAATGAAAGAGATTGACCAGGCTAATCCAATCATGGTCATAGCTCGCTTGGGTGTACGCTTGGCCCGGTATGTCAAAGGTCCGGTAACAGAGAAATACCTAAGACAACAGAGGAAAAGATTAGGCACCCGTGCATACATAGAGTAACTTTCAACCCATCTCACTCCCAACTGGTCAAACCCCAACTTTTGGCAAGTGCTCTTTGGCTTCTGACACCCTTTAGTGTCTCTATGAGATGCACCAGGCCTTCAAATAACTCCCCTGTAAACCAGTCCACATTACTATTAGATGGTCAGAGCAACTGACGGAgtgtaaagagagagaaagtctgCTTAGAAAGTGGTTGGGTAAAGAAAACATGGATTTGTGACACCAGGTCAAGGTTGACTTATAGATTAAGAAACCTTAAATTTGATATATAACCACATAACAATACGCAAGGGACTTAACCGAGTTGTGTTGTTGCCTAAGTCAAACCAAGTAAAACTAAGTTTGATTCCCTGTCCAAAGTTGATGCAAGAGTGGTGCCGAGAGGGTCAAGGTTTAAAGCGTAGCCCCTGACTAAGCTTCAGTATTGGACAAGTTGGGTCTGAGAACATGAAACTGTAACTGTGCATTACTGTCTACCACGTTGTCTGTCTTAGAACCAATAAAAAGATAAGTTTAAATATGCCCTGTTTCTTATGGCTCTCGATATCATACGATCATGATATCACATGTAAATATCTTCTTTAGGATTTAGAGACTTAGAACACTGTACATTTATGAGAAAATCGACTGTACGAAGAAATTCCAATAAATGGAGTTTACAAATGAATTTAAAGCACAACTGATCCGTTCACTTCCCCTTCGACTCAGTTTTCAGATgagcaaaaaaggaaaaaagcatGTTATGGTCATCATGAATCAGGAGCTTGGTCTTAACCCTTCTGATAGTGATCTGTTTGAAGAAGATGAACCAACTCTTGAGGTCCTAAAACTCTAACTTCCTCTTGTTTCTGGGGGATGTTCTACAATAACTTTAACGACGTCGGATGCCATGTTTCAAGCTACCGATTCCTCAATACCAGCCCCCATATTAGAATCAGtccaattcaagattcaagattcaagattcaagatgttttatttgtcacatacacacacagggtgtgcagtgaaatgaatgaaagcatgctcagcaggaatgcaaggcaacaaacaaacacacactattgGTGTAGCTATTAGGATATCAATGCACCTTTTTAGCGTACTCTGAAAAGGTGCATAGGCCTACTACTGTGCATCTTTTGCCACCTTCTTCCCCCCTGCATACTGTCTTCAGTAGTTCCTCCTTCCTCAGAGAAAAATATAGGTGGTCCTTAGCCCAATGTCAGCCCGAGATCTCTCTTCCGTGAATCCTTCCTCCACCATCTCCGAAATGTATCCAGTCATCATAGCAGCTATTCTTTGGGGCTCACAAAGGGACAGCCCCAAAGTCAGAGTCTCTACTCCTCTACTTCCTTCCAGATGACACCGATCCATCATCAATTTCCTCCATCTATCAGCACACACCACTAATCCCTTTCCTTCATCCTCTATGACCCACACCATCTACCCACAAACCTTCATCCCTCACTTATCGCTTCATCCTCTCATCACGTAACCCCTTAAACCCCATTCATCAACCTCCTCATAGCGATACCTTTAGCAATCCATCACTGTGGCTCCCCACTAATCttcaatatataataaactattCATAACCCATTTCGTTATTGGCCTGGTCTTTGTAAGTGAACCTGTTCATACAAACTAATCCTTTTGCAGATGTCAGCATCCACAATTGTGTGGTTTTATCAGATAGTACCAACAATACATGATGGTGGCTGTGAGCTTCGTTATAGTTACACAACAAGAGAATAGAATAAGTGATGTTCTGTTACCTGTCGAAGCTGATAACAAGCAGGTTCATGACCGAGGCGTTGCTGGCCACATAGTCTATTGCAAGCCATAAGTCACAGACCACTGGCCCCAGAGCCCACTGGTTCATGATGATGTAGGTGGTATAGAGGTTCATTGACAGCGTGCCAATGGTAAGGTCAGCAAATGCTAGGCTAAGCAGGTAGTAGTTGTTCACCGTCTTCAGGGCCTTATTGATCTTGAACGACACCATCACGAGGATGTTGCCAACAACGGTGACAAGAGAAAGAGATCCAGTGAGAAAGACAATTATGATGACCTGAAAGAACCAAAGAGGGTTAAGTGACAGTGTTAACTTTACCAACATCAACACTGTCAACGGTATGAATTATCCTGATCAGTGTTTCACAAAAATGACATTGCGCAGAAAAAACTGTATTGATTGTCAGAAGTATCAGA
This region includes:
- the chrm3b gene encoding muscarinic acetylcholine receptor M3, with the translated sequence MVSFKINKALKTVNNYYLLSLAFADLTIGTLSMNLYTTYIIMNQWALGPVVCDLWLAIDYVASNASVMNLLVISFDRYFSVTGPLTYRAKRTPKRAMTMIGLAWSISFILWAPAILFWQYVVGERTVQPNECYIQFLSEPIITFSTAVAAFYLPLTIMSFLFWKIYQETEKRAKDIQGLKASGSGNSQSQAQNQGSGRGKACGEGGTNSQKESSALSSQSCSSYELNQLASEKNNKDKASIPGGTGSKARCGACCFQFSLLLPGRRASMRSVNTTTTTVGEAEQSSSDSLNNNEVGEPSGSEDKGNAADPSRPPTAAISMKDAAMAKGFASKAKTEINKRKNEKKANEKKAARTLSAILFVFITTWLPYNIMVLVNAFCQDCIPQTLWALGYWLCYVNSTINPICYAFCNKTFRTTFRDILMCQWNQKKKQPTFHQRKAVAFKKKDPM